The genomic interval GTTCAAATCAGATCTCCTGTAGCAGCTGCCATGACCCCCAATCTTCCTGGGCCGATAAACGTTCAGTTGCCCTGGGAAATGATCATTTGGAAGGTAACAGGAACACCCTATCGCTATTGAATGTTGCCAGTCGTAAAACATTCTTCTGGGATGGCAGAGCAGGAAGTTTAGAGGATCAGGCGAAAGAACCAATCGTCGCTCATCACGAAATGGCGATGAAACCAGAAGAACTGGGTGATAAATTAGGGGCAATCGAAGGGTACCGCGATATGTTCAAGGATGCTTATGGCGACGAACAGGTTACCTACGATAGGGTCCTGGAATCATTAGCTGCTTTTCAAAAGACCATCGTAAGCCGTCAAAGTCGTTTCGACCGCTTCCTAAACGGAGACTATGATGCAATGACCGATCAAGAGATTAAAGGAATGCATTTATTCCGTAATAAAGCACGATGTATGAATTGTCATAATGGTAAATTCTTAACGGATGAAAACTTTCATAATATCGGACTGACTTACTATAAGCGTAAATATGAAGATCTGGGACGTTACAACATCACCAAAAACCCCGAAGATGTAGGCAAGTTCAGAACACCTTCGCTAAGAGATGTTATGCACAACTCGCCGTGGATGCACAACGGACTGTTCAATAATATTACCGGCATTATCAACATGTATAACAGCGGAATGCACATGATCGACCCAGATTCTGCAGAAAAAGCGGCTGATCCGCTTTACCCGGTTACCGATGAATTGATGCAACCGTTGGATTTAACCAAAGAGGAAATACAGGCACTTGTAGCCTTTATGGACGCGATCACCGCTACGCAATATCATATGCGCCGACCAGAGCTCCCGAGGTAAATATACAAGGTTAATTCGTAGCCAAATATAGAAGGATCACCAGATCCCTGATAGAAACTTGTTGAAAACTTGTTAAGGGTATTTGCCAATTTATTACCTAATAAATCCCTATTGGACTCGTTTATTTCGACGAAAATAGGGATCCGTGAGGGTAGCAATAGACAATCAATCCTCCATGATGTAAGACAAGGTATTAACAAGTCATTTTGTATTAACTCAAACCGGATAAACTAGCTTTCTTCCTCGTAGTAGATTTTGTAGTACTTTCTTCCGTTGTCATCAACACCACGCTCAATGAGATCGCGATTCCCATGTATATAGACGTGGAAATTCTTATCAAGCTTCAGTACACTTTTGAAGACCCGCTGTTGTTTTTTTACTGCTTGGGCAGATATCTGAAAATTGTCTTCCAGTTCAAGTTCGTGTTCGTCTTTGTAGCGCTGGTCATAACGGCGGAAGGAATCAATCACGCTGGAATCATTGAAAACTTGTTCTTCGAACTCGTCCTTAACAAAAGTTTCGTTCTTTTTGAAGTAGTCGACCGAACGGTTCAACAGGTCGATCTGATCGGCTTTTGATATTTCAAAGTCATTTGCTAGCTGATCGGTAATATAACTCTTGGTAATGGTCAGAAAATCGGTCGTATTGTTAACGAAATCGTTCTTGGGTTTGTGCTTGATGAAATCGTTCTGCCAATAGTCGGTCGACTTGCTATTGTTGTCCAGTATCAGCAGGGTATAGGGCTCCTCGGTTAGCAAGATTAGACACGCTTTATCTGGTTTGCGGGAACTAAGTCCTTTGCGTCGGTCGATAACCGAACGTTTGTCGATAACGCTCGTTTCCAGAAAGTTTTCTTTTTCTTCAAACTTATAAATACCAATACCCTGTACGTAATCGCCGTTTAGTTCCAGCCCATCAAACTCAGCGACGAACAGGTCGCCATCATTAATATTGGCATGCTTTGAAGTCGCAATCAAATGTTGGGCAATCGATTTGGAGGATTCGATGAAATCTTCTTTTTCAAAGATGCCTTTGACAAGCCCGAAAAGCACATTGTATTCAATATTGACTTCATGAGCAAACTCATAGGTACTTGCGTGATTAACAAAAGGATTCAGGAGCAGTTTTTTTAGGATCGCCTCACTGTCTTCATCCCCTTGTGTCCACAACTGATTACTGAGCACTGAATGGCCCTCATCAGACCCTATTTTATGTACGATGAATTTATTTAGGGCCGTATCATCCGTCTTGATCATTACAGCTCCGCCTTAGATGTACTTTTTAGTTTTCTTAGGCAGTAAACTCCATAAAATGCGATGTAGGCATAACAAAACATCGGCAAGATAAAGGAGAAACGGACACCATAAGCATCAGCAATACCTCCTTGAATTAAAGGTAAAAGTGCTCCTCCTAAAATACCCATCACCAAAAGTGACGAACCTTGACTGGTATGTTTCCCTAAGCCGGTAATGGCCAAGGTGAAAATATTAGACCACATGATGGAATTGAACAACCCGATGGCCAGCAGACACCACATAGCCACTACACCACTACTTACCAAGGTCAGAAGAAGAAGCGCGATATTAACGATGCTGAAGATGGCTAAGGTACGAGATGAAATCGCTTTTCCCAGCGCGAAGCCTACCAGGTTCAACGCAACGAAAATTAAAAAGACACTGAAATTAGCGAATGGGATGTCCACAATGCTGAAGATCAAAAGAACAACGGCTGCTGCGGTCAAAACCATGTAGGTAGCCCGCTTGGTAGAGCTCAGCTTATTATTCAAGGAAATAGCACCCAAAAAACGTCCAATCATAGCACCACCCCAGTAGAGAGCAAGGTAGTTTTTGGCAACACTTTCGTTAAAACCCATCACCTCGTCAAGACTTAGGAAACTGATAATTAAACTTCCGATCGCTACTTCAGCTCCTACATAGAAGAATATACCGAAAATACCCATCTTAAGCTGAGGAAAGGCCAATGCGCCCAATCCTCTCATCGATGGATCATCATTTTTGAATTCAGGAAGCTTAACGAAGTAGATAAACAGGGCGAGGAGGATAAAAATTCCGGCAAAGATCAAATACGGAATTTTAGTAGCTTCAGCAGTCATTTCGCCACCTTTACCGAAAAATTCAAAGATCAAGAACCCGCCTAATATTGGTGCGATGGTCGTTCCTAAAGAGTTGAACGCCTGAGCTAGGTTTAAACGGCTCGAAGAACTTTCTTCAGGGCCCAAGATAGCTACGTAAGGATTTGCCGATATCTGTAAAAGTGTAAACCCAAGACCCAATGTAAAGAGTGCCAGAAGGAACATGTTATAAATCAGCAGTTCTTCTGCCGGATAAAATAAAAAGCAGCCCAACGCCGATAATAGGAGACCTATAAGCAATCCGCCTTTGTACCCGATCTTGTTAATCGGATCGCCGTAGAAATAAGAAAGTAGGAAGTAGATCAATGAACCGATAAAGTATGCACCAAAAAAGGCAAACTGAACCAGCATGGACTGAAGGTACGTTAATTGAAACAACTCTTTCAAATGAGGTATCAGGATGTCATTCATACAGGTGATGAAACCCCACATAAAAAATAATGAAATGAGCGTTGAAAGAGCGAAAGAATAATTGGGTCTTTGAGCTTCGTTATAGTTGTTTTCCATTTTGTTGAATTAGGTAACACCAAATATTGAAATAATTTCTGTATTAAGCACGGTTATTCTGAGAATAAGAGAATCTCAAAAATATATTTAAAATTATTAATCTGACAATCAATACGTTATAACATTTATCAGGCATTGCATGTAACTATGCATTGCATACTACCGTCTTAAACATATATCTTTGTAATATGATTGCTGAAAATACACAAACACAAATGAGAAAGGGGATTCTGGAATATTGCATCCTCTCCATAATTTCGCAGGGCGAAATTTATGCCTCAGATATTCTGGGCGAGCTGAAAAAAGCTCGTCTGTTGGTGGTGGAAGGGACCTTATACCCCTTGCTCACCCGCTTGAAGAACAATGGTCTGCTAAGTTACAACTGGCGTGAGTCTACTTCTGGTCCGCCCAGAAAGTATTATGAAATTACGACGACAGGCTTAGATGTTCTCAATAAATTGGACAAAACCTGGGACGAGCTGGTATTTGCAGTTGATTCTGCTATGGAGCACCGTCGAAATAATTCACAATCAGAAAAACCTATAACAGATCAATAATAAGAAATCATGAATAAGACGATTATAATAAACATTAACGGGATCATCTTCCATATTGAAGAAGACGCCTATGAGGTTTTACAAACCTACATGACCGGTGTAAAAAAACACTTTGGTTATTCTCCTGATAGCAATGAGATTGTCAGTGATATTGAAAATCGGATCGCCGAGATGTTCACCGAGCGTATAACTCCTCAAAAAGCAGTCATTACGATGGAGGATGTCAACGAGGTGACCGCCCAAATGGGTCGTATCAGCGATTTCGAGGACTTTGATGAGAAGGGGGAGGAATATGCCAGTGACTATCAGGACTATTCGTATGACCCGGGAAGACGCGGTCTTTTTCGTGATCCCGATGATAAAGTGCTTGGTGGGGTGTGCTCAGGCTTGGGTCACTATTTTGACATCGAAGCGAAATGGGTACGCTTAATCCTTCTTTTATTGTTTTTATTTGCCGGATCCGGTCTCTTGCTTTACTTGATACTATGGGTAGTAATGCCGATGGCGAGAACCCGTGCTGATAAAATGTCGATGCGAGGGGAAGCGGCTAATATTCACAATTTTAAACGGAACTTTGATGAAGAGATGGAGGGTCTTCGCCGAAATTTTACCGCGGCCGGTCAAAGAATAAGCCCCGGCCTTAAAAAAACGGCTCAAAAAACGGGAGTTGTACTTGAACAAGGTGTAAGCCTGGTTGTAAAGATTATCGGTATTCTGGTAATTATTGCGTCCGTACTTGGTCTGGTAGCTGGCTTTATCGCTTTGTTTGTCTTTTTAGGCGTGTCTAACGGTGGATATTTTGGTGATGATTTCGCTCCGGCACTCTTTGTTGACCCAGCATACTATCAACCGCTTGTATGGGCAAGCTTCATCGCCGGCGCGATTCCTTTGCTCGCATTGATACTCCTGTCGATCAGAATGATTTCTTCTGTCAAAATCAGTAAGTATCTTGGCTATTCTCTATTAATTCTGTGGATCGTATCAATCGGGTTTGTAATCTATTACAGTACGTTGATCTCGGTTGATCACTCGTTTGACGGTAAAGTCGTGGAAACGGAAACACTTCAGGCAGATAGCATTTACTTTCTTACCATGAACGACGTGACGGCAGTAGCCAAAAAAAGCAACTCCGATCCGCGGGTAAGAAGAAGGGTTATGAATATTACTGACGGGGAATGGTCTAAACAGATTCAACCGCGAATCTATATCAACAAGTTAACTTTTGGTGACACGGCAACGATCAACAAAAATTACGGTGCGGAAGGCAGGAACTTTGATATAGCAACGGCCAGGGCGCAGAAAATCGTCTACAACGTAAAGCAGGAAAACCGGAAGATCGTGTTTGACAGTCATGGCTCGATCGGTAAAGGCGAGCTTATACGCGATCAGGAAATATGGGTTGAGTTGAACGTTCCGGTAGGAACCCGGTTGATCATCGATGAAAATGTTCAGCATCGGATTTACAACTTACCAGACGACAATGTAGACAATGATGACTTTGATAACCGCAGTTATTATCCGTCTGAATGGATTATGACTGCCAATGGTCTGAAATATGTGTCTAAAGCTGTCAGTTCGACCATCCCGTTGCCGACTGACTCCATTAATGTACAAAATGATACAACGCAAGTGGCAATTGATACGCTAATTAAAAATTAGTGCTTACTTTTACTGAACTCTCTAATGGGTCAAATTAAGAAGCATGCAGTTAGTCGATATCTATAAGATTTATTTAAGTCATCCGAAAATATCAACCGATACAAGAAAGATTGAGTCTGGCTCAATCTTTCTTGCGTTAAAAGGAGCGAATTTTAACGGAAACGAGTTCGCAGATAAAGCACTGGAACTGGGTGCAGCGTATGCAATTGTCGACGAGGAGAAATATAAAACGAATGAGCGCATCATTCTGGTGCAAGATGTTTTGAAAACACTACAGGAGTTAGCGAGATATCATCGGGATCAATTGAATATTCCCGTAATCGGCATTACAGGCACAAATGGGAAAACAACCACCAAGGAGCTTATTTACAGTGTTTTAAAAGAAAAATATCACTGCTTTGCTACGCAAGGCAATCTGAATAACCATATTGGGGTACCACTCTCCATTTTGTCTATTGACAAGAAAGTCGAGATCGCTGTGATCGAAATGGGGGCAAATCATATTGGTGAAATTGCATTTCTATGTTCGATAGCCAAACCCAGTTACGGTTTAATAACCAATGTGGGCAGGGCTCATCTGGAAGGTTTTGGGAGTTATGAGGGGGTTAAGAAGGCGAAAGGAGAACTCTATACTTGGTTGAGTGAGCATCAGGGAACGCTGTTCATACAACAAGATAATCAAGAATTAAAGGGAATGGCTGAAACCTTACACTTTAAAGAGCGAATAGGTTACGGCTACTCAGAGGATGCGACGGTTTCTGGTAAACTGGTCGAAAACAATCCGTTTTTAAGGCTGAAATGGATATTTAAGGGTCAGGAAAATACGGTGTCAACTCAGTTGACCGGTGCATATAATACTGAAAATATTCTGGCAGCTATCTGCATCGGTAGTTTTTTTGGTCTGACCGTACAGGAAATTAATCAGGGAGTTGCCGGCTATCAGCCACAAAACAATCGCTCACAGATTCTTAAGACGGATTGTAACACGTTAATCTGTGATTATTATAACGCCAACGTCAGCAGCATGAAAGCGGCACTAGAAAATCTCCAATCTATCCAGACCGGTCTAACCAAAGTCGCCATTTTAGGTGACATGTTTGAATTAGGGGACGACTCGTCAGAAGAGCATAAAAAACTAATCGACGAAGCATTGGCTGTCAGCAACTTAAAATGCATTTTTATCGGACGCGCTTTTGCTGAACATCAATCTGGTAAAGCGTTGTTTTTTGAAACTACAGACGCAGCAGCTGAATGGATCCGCCAAAACCCACTTAGGGATAAACTCATTTTGCTGAAAGCCTCACGCGGAATGACTTTTGAAAAATTGATTGATGTCTTGTAAAAAAACAGCCTGTGAAAAAGAAAACCCACAGGCTGTTTTTATTTAATGGGCTGTCAATTGATTAATTGTAGCCCGGATTCTGTGTTAGCTTATCATTTTTAACAATCTCATCATAAGGGATAGGAAATAAGGCATGATGAGGTTGAACATTTTTTGCTCCGTCTTCACTGTCAACTGCTATCTTCTGGATTGCGTCAACTAATTTACCCCAGCGACTTAAATCCCACTTTCTCTGGAACTCGCCAACAAACTCCCTTGCACGCTCTTCCATGATCACCTCTCTCATTTCTTCTTGATTTAAACTACCGCCAACTACCAGTAAATCTGCTTTGGCTCTTCCTTTGATCATATTGAGATAGGTTACGGCCTCGGCAGTATTTCCTAATTCATTTGCAGCTTCGGCGAGAATCATGATTATATCGGCATAACGAAGAAAGTAGAAGTTTTTTTCACTTGCAGTGCGATTAGCCGTTAGGTCCCAAAATTTAGGCCCGAACCATGGGCGGTCATCTTTAGAGCCTCTGTCAAACTCTTTCCCATTAAATCCCCAAGCGAGAGAAACCTCGCGGCGCTCATCCTGATCTTCATAGATGTTGATCATATATTGTGTGGGATAAAACTGTGGATAAGACTGTAAAATAGTTGAACCAAAATTAACCCCGGCGTAGGTACCTCCGGAAGCATCGCCCGTTGGAAAAAACCAAGTATAAAACGAATTAACAACGAAATTCTGATTGGTTTCTGCGCTTCGTTTGTACTGGATTTCGAAAATCGACTCCTGATTATTTTTGCTCTTGTTGTAGGGATCGAAAAGATCAGCGTAATGTGGCAATAAGATGTATTCCCCATCTTTCACCTGTTTGGCTGTATCATGAGCCTTCTGCCAGTCGCCATTAAACAAATGAACTTTTGCGAGTAGTGTCAAAGCGGCACCTTTTGTCGCTCTTCCTATGTTATTCGCATCATAACGTAGTGGAAGAGAAGCTACGGCTTCTTCTAAATCCTGAACCATTTGTGCCCGTACCTCTGCTAGGGGTGTGCGTGGGAGACTAGATACTTCTTCGATTTTAAGCTCATCGGTCCACAAAGGCACATCGCCAAATGTGTTGGTTAGAATAAAATAGTATAAAGCTCTTAAGAACTTATTTTCACCTAACAACTGGCTTTTAACTTCTTCATTTATTGAAGATGCAGCGATACGGCTAATAACAAAGTTAGCGTCTTTGATAGCTGCATACGAAACCCGCCAAACTGCATGGCTATTGGCCTCTGTCGCTGAAGAAAAGTTGTAATCCTGAATGGCATCCACTGTTGCACTTCCCCCTTGGTTCATAAACAAGTCTGTTCCTGCAAATGTAACAGCACGAAGTGCGGTTTGATCAAAGATTCCCGGTAAGTGACTATAAACCCCATTAGTGGCCTGCCGGCTCTGGTCTTCGGTTTTGAAAAAAGCATCGGGTGCGATTATACTCTGGGGATCTTCCACAAGTGTCTTTTCGCAACTTACACACATGAATAGGACGCTGATTAATGGTATGATGAAAAATTTACTCTTTAACATGATGATCTTTTTAGAAATTAGAAATTAACACTTGCTCCAATCGAAATTGTTCGGCTATTTGGGTACGCACCGTTGTCTTTTGCACGAATTGTGGAGCTTGTTCCTGCAGAGTTTACCTCAGGGTCGTATCCATTGTAATCTGTTAACAAGAATAAATTTGTTCCCGACAAAAAGATATTTAATTTCCGATCAGAACCCTTGAACACGGCCGGACTCAAATCATAGTTCAGCGTAAGTGACTTGAGCCGCAAGAATGATGAGTTTTGCAACAGATAGGTACTCGGTATATTATCTCTGGAGTTTACCGCTGGGATATCAGAGGTAGGGTTGTCT from Pedobacter indicus carries:
- a CDS encoding cytochrome-c peroxidase, which gives rise to MNRYLLLLLSIGIFIITTAFLSERQEENLRALYSKPINEWPKPFIDPGVDWKEFEALEKQDTSYFRIIAQPKVHLGKILFFDPMLSGSNQISCSSCHDPQSSWADKRSVALGNDHLEGNRNTLSLLNVASRKTFFWDGRAGSLEDQAKEPIVAHHEMAMKPEELGDKLGAIEGYRDMFKDAYGDEQVTYDRVLESLAAFQKTIVSRQSRFDRFLNGDYDAMTDQEIKGMHLFRNKARCMNCHNGKFLTDENFHNIGLTYYKRKYEDLGRYNITKNPEDVGKFRTPSLRDVMHNSPWMHNGLFNNITGIINMYNSGMHMIDPDSAEKAADPLYPVTDELMQPLDLTKEEIQALVAFMDAITATQYHMRRPELPR
- a CDS encoding nucleoid-associated protein, translating into MIKTDDTALNKFIVHKIGSDEGHSVLSNQLWTQGDEDSEAILKKLLLNPFVNHASTYEFAHEVNIEYNVLFGLVKGIFEKEDFIESSKSIAQHLIATSKHANINDGDLFVAEFDGLELNGDYVQGIGIYKFEEKENFLETSVIDKRSVIDRRKGLSSRKPDKACLILLTEEPYTLLILDNNSKSTDYWQNDFIKHKPKNDFVNNTTDFLTITKSYITDQLANDFEISKADQIDLLNRSVDYFKKNETFVKDEFEEQVFNDSSVIDSFRRYDQRYKDEHELELEDNFQISAQAVKKQQRVFKSVLKLDKNFHVYIHGNRDLIERGVDDNGRKYYKIYYEEES
- a CDS encoding sugar MFS transporter, with the translated sequence MENNYNEAQRPNYSFALSTLISLFFMWGFITCMNDILIPHLKELFQLTYLQSMLVQFAFFGAYFIGSLIYFLLSYFYGDPINKIGYKGGLLIGLLLSALGCFLFYPAEELLIYNMFLLALFTLGLGFTLLQISANPYVAILGPEESSSSRLNLAQAFNSLGTTIAPILGGFLIFEFFGKGGEMTAEATKIPYLIFAGIFILLALFIYFVKLPEFKNDDPSMRGLGALAFPQLKMGIFGIFFYVGAEVAIGSLIISFLSLDEVMGFNESVAKNYLALYWGGAMIGRFLGAISLNNKLSSTKRATYMVLTAAAVVLLIFSIVDIPFANFSVFLIFVALNLVGFALGKAISSRTLAIFSIVNIALLLLTLVSSGVVAMWCLLAIGLFNSIMWSNIFTLAITGLGKHTSQGSSLLVMGILGGALLPLIQGGIADAYGVRFSFILPMFCYAYIAFYGVYCLRKLKSTSKAEL
- a CDS encoding PadR family transcriptional regulator, translated to MIAENTQTQMRKGILEYCILSIISQGEIYASDILGELKKARLLVVEGTLYPLLTRLKNNGLLSYNWRESTSGPPRKYYEITTTGLDVLNKLDKTWDELVFAVDSAMEHRRNNSQSEKPITDQ
- a CDS encoding PspC domain-containing protein — protein: MNKTIIININGIIFHIEEDAYEVLQTYMTGVKKHFGYSPDSNEIVSDIENRIAEMFTERITPQKAVITMEDVNEVTAQMGRISDFEDFDEKGEEYASDYQDYSYDPGRRGLFRDPDDKVLGGVCSGLGHYFDIEAKWVRLILLLLFLFAGSGLLLYLILWVVMPMARTRADKMSMRGEAANIHNFKRNFDEEMEGLRRNFTAAGQRISPGLKKTAQKTGVVLEQGVSLVVKIIGILVIIASVLGLVAGFIALFVFLGVSNGGYFGDDFAPALFVDPAYYQPLVWASFIAGAIPLLALILLSIRMISSVKISKYLGYSLLILWIVSIGFVIYYSTLISVDHSFDGKVVETETLQADSIYFLTMNDVTAVAKKSNSDPRVRRRVMNITDGEWSKQIQPRIYINKLTFGDTATINKNYGAEGRNFDIATARAQKIVYNVKQENRKIVFDSHGSIGKGELIRDQEIWVELNVPVGTRLIIDENVQHRIYNLPDDNVDNDDFDNRSYYPSEWIMTANGLKYVSKAVSSTIPLPTDSINVQNDTTQVAIDTLIKN
- a CDS encoding UDP-N-acetylmuramoyl-tripeptide--D-alanyl-D-alanine ligase, yielding MQLVDIYKIYLSHPKISTDTRKIESGSIFLALKGANFNGNEFADKALELGAAYAIVDEEKYKTNERIILVQDVLKTLQELARYHRDQLNIPVIGITGTNGKTTTKELIYSVLKEKYHCFATQGNLNNHIGVPLSILSIDKKVEIAVIEMGANHIGEIAFLCSIAKPSYGLITNVGRAHLEGFGSYEGVKKAKGELYTWLSEHQGTLFIQQDNQELKGMAETLHFKERIGYGYSEDATVSGKLVENNPFLRLKWIFKGQENTVSTQLTGAYNTENILAAICIGSFFGLTVQEINQGVAGYQPQNNRSQILKTDCNTLICDYYNANVSSMKAALENLQSIQTGLTKVAILGDMFELGDDSSEEHKKLIDEALAVSNLKCIFIGRAFAEHQSGKALFFETTDAAAEWIRQNPLRDKLILLKASRGMTFEKLIDVL
- a CDS encoding RagB/SusD family nutrient uptake outer membrane protein, which encodes MLKSKFFIIPLISVLFMCVSCEKTLVEDPQSIIAPDAFFKTEDQSRQATNGVYSHLPGIFDQTALRAVTFAGTDLFMNQGGSATVDAIQDYNFSSATEANSHAVWRVSYAAIKDANFVISRIAASSINEEVKSQLLGENKFLRALYYFILTNTFGDVPLWTDELKIEEVSSLPRTPLAEVRAQMVQDLEEAVASLPLRYDANNIGRATKGAALTLLAKVHLFNGDWQKAHDTAKQVKDGEYILLPHYADLFDPYNKSKNNQESIFEIQYKRSAETNQNFVVNSFYTWFFPTGDASGGTYAGVNFGSTILQSYPQFYPTQYMINIYEDQDERREVSLAWGFNGKEFDRGSKDDRPWFGPKFWDLTANRTASEKNFYFLRYADIIMILAEAANELGNTAEAVTYLNMIKGRAKADLLVVGGSLNQEEMREVIMEERAREFVGEFQRKWDLSRWGKLVDAIQKIAVDSEDGAKNVQPHHALFPIPYDEIVKNDKLTQNPGYN